The genomic segment CCGCCCAAACTAGCTTTTTGCTAAACCACCAGCAACTTGCAAGGGCGTTCGGGTCACGCTATCGGCTGTAATCCTCGTCCCACTTGGCTAGCGCCGCGTGGTCCTGTGGGTTACTTGCCTCTATCGTTGCCCGAGGCACAACCTACAAAAGGAATCACTCATCCAACTTGTAACGGTATCTATTAATACCTTGCTATCCTTTTTTGGTAAAGCAAGAAAAAACCTTGCTATTGAGGAAAATGATTACCTAAATCATAGATAATAATTGGCTTAAATATTTATAAGCCATTCCTAAAATTGAACCTTATTAAACCGACACACCAAAATCTCGTAAAGCATCGTTTAACGAAGTCTTTAAATCCGTTGATTCTTTTCGCTTACCAATAATCAGGGCACATGGCACCTGATAGGTTCCCGCTGGAAATTCTTTAGAATAGGCACCAGGAATTACTACAGACCGCTCAGGAATATAGGATTGGTACGTTTTTGGGGAATCTCCGGTAACATCAATAATTTTAGTGGAAGCAGTCAATACCACATTAGCCCCAAGAACTGCTTCTTTTCCTATTCTTACGCCTTCTACTACAATACACCGAGACCCTATAAAACATCCATCTTCTACAATAACCGGCGAAGCCTGTAAAGGCTCCAATACTCCTCCTATCCCAACACCTCCGCTCAAATGAACATTCTTTCCTATTTGGGCGCACGATCCAACAGTTGCCCACGTATCAACCATGGTACCTCCATCTACGTAAGCGCCAATATTTACATACGA from the Bacteroidia bacterium genome contains:
- a CDS encoding 2,3,4,5-tetrahydropyridine-2,6-dicarboxylate N-succinyltransferase, encoding MDQMKDLIESAWVDRKLLEKEEVKLAIHHAIAMLDKGELRVAESSEGEWKVNEWVKKAVLLYFGIQKMEVWESGPMEFYDKMKLKKGYKDLGVRVVPHAIARYGSYLAPGVILMPSYVNIGAYVDGGTMVDTWATVGSCAQIGKNVHLSGGVGIGGVLEPLQASPVIVEDGCFIGSRCIVVEGVRIGKEAVLGANVVLTASTKIIDVTGDSPKTYQSYIPERSVVIPGAYSKEFPAGTYQVPCALIIGKRKESTDLKTSLNDALRDFGVSV